agaagaaaattgGCAATAAGAATAGTAAAAACAGTAGAACCATTACATTTTACTCGTTAATTAAACAATGCCATAATGTCTACAGATGCCATTTGTATTAAGAAACTTAAATAAGGCTAATCTCAAAGCAGAAAATTTCTTACCGGTGGCAATTCAACGGGAGTGGTTTCTCTCAGCTGAAAAGCCTCTTTAAGAATATCAAAGTCAAAAGGTTGTATGCGGAAATTAGTATCTCTGTTATAAGATGTATTCTGATTAAGCTGGTCCAATTGCATCCCTTCTCCTTTTCTAATTTCAGTATCTCCCGCCACATTATGAAGATAATGTGTGTCTGCAATGGACAAAGGAAGAGGTCTCTTGCAGAAGAAGTCATGGTGAGGCAACAACTTATATCGACTTATAAGATCGACAACACCACTAAGTTCCCTTGGTCCTAATTGTTCATATAAACAGTTTCTCATCAATTAAAAGgactgatttaaaaaaaaaaaaaaaaaccaacaccAAATAACTTTACATGAAATATCGTCACCTGATTCTCAATTTTCAGTCAAACAGTTTTATTAtgagttgaatcagtgcctggtAGTCTATGGATTTTCAGTGAGTAATGCAAATGCACCATGCATCATGTCCAACTCTTGCATGTCATAGAGAGTGCATGGTGTTAAGATTTTATGTAATTATTTGGTGAGGTAAGTTATATAAATGAAATTGTTTTATTAATGAAACACTTTATATTATTCCATGAGGGCAGTTTTaaagctaaaatatatataaatatatgatagtGATGAGATGATAAAATCAAACTAAACAACCATCAAGCATGGCATTCAAATATTTTATACTGATGCAACATATAATAGTGCATGACAGTGCTATATCAGAATGACACTGAATGATAACAAAGCAATatccttaaaatattattttacggGAAAAAAATACATCCAAAACTTTATTGGTAAATTTAAAATATCTTTAATTAGCTTTACCAAATAACTGGCATACCTCGAGGCAATGTCTGAGCCACAAATATGCACAAAAAGGAAAAGGAACAAGAGAAAGGAAACCATGAAAGAAACAGAACTAAAGCCCAAGCTAGATTAAACAAATGCATTATGTCACCGAAATGCTTTATGTCCAGTATAGATGTTGAACATAGTGCAATACTTATTTATTATAACACGAAGATTTTGACCCTTTTTGCGTGATTGAAaacattatttgaatttaaaacactgaatgataaaaataaaattattaaaaattgtttatttttatagcAGGTTTACAAACAGCATAAGATTTATTGTTGTCATCAAAAAtgtcatttttaattttacttacaaagcaagtaaaaaaaaatattaatcacTCACTCAATTTCATTAACTAGGATTGAAATAAATTAAGTTGGCAGTATCACTTTCTTACACTTCAGAATCTTCAATATAAAAGAGATATAGATGCCTAAAGTAGGAATGATGAGAGAAAAACTTGTTAAAACAAACTGTCTGGTTTGGGCAATCCAAAAATTGGATGAAATCTAGCAAATGTTCATTAGGTATTCAAAGGAAGGGAGAGAAAGAGCCAACATGGTAATGGATCATTCTAGAATTTAGCTAAATTGTCTATCTTggtatatttttttctttatgtttaacgttttattttagttattggTTTGTATGTTTTCATTTATCAAGGAGCCAAGTAACTAGTATGTCATCACTCAATAAGTTTGAATCGAGTATATCAAGGGCTCAGATGAAAAGCTGCAGTATAAATAGTATTTTAGACACATTAACAACCCAATTACACTTGGATATTATGATAACAGACCGACAACCCTGAACCCTAGTTCCATTGTACCAGATTTGCTTTTACATCAATTTAAGACTCTGCTTTGGTTTTCGTTTACTGTTTTGGTTTCCTATATCTTGTTTCTATTCCACGCTACGTAATAACAATACAGCTGACACATGCACAATTAAGTGTTAGCACCACAAAGGATAGTTTTAACctacaaaagttgagttcaacATGGTCAGATATGACCAACTACAACACCCAAGATTCTTAATTCCTTCGCTTTGCTCTGATTTCCAGATTCCTCATTCAGGTCTAACAGAGGATAACTGTTAATACTTTCTTAACATGCGCTTCTGATTAGTAATATGGTAGGTTAAACTTAGAAGTAAAAAAGGTACAATAATCAAGATATGAATGATACAACACAAAAGAGTGATATAATATCGAAAACCTGATAGCAGATCCAAAGCCTATCTCAACCAAACAAATGAAATGAAAACTTCAAAATACAGTAATAACCaagattaaaaatttatagtACCTCCTCCAAATTTATTGCCTCCAGCATCCATGAGTTAATGGTTCATGAAACATGGAATGTCACCAACTGCAATTTCCTAGCCAAAGTCACAAAAATCCATGAAAATCATGTAAAACATCTGTACAGGTAAAAATTGATTCAAGTAGAACTTTGGTAAGTTAAACACAAAATTGTCACATGATGTAGAGGTACCAACACTTATATTTTCAAACCAAAACTACATACAACTTACAAGCCTATAATGAgcacattttctttttcaatttgttCCCCTTTATAGCATGTGAGTGGAACTAGCACCTTACAATTTTAAGTTCTATGGCCAGCTATCACATCAAATATACGACTTTTCCAATTTAGCAAATGATTTCTTTACCATCATATTTCTTACAACTTTTTTTCTttacattcaaaataataatattagcaCCAAACAATAAAATGATTTTGTTACAACATATATGTCACCCTCAATCGTCATTTTCTTCAATCATTACTGATCTAGGGGAACCCATTGAGGAGAAGAACACACAGCCAAAGTTTGGTTCAAAATGTGACAAGTAGGTTAAAGACCTCTGGATTCATATAAAGCTTGCAAGATGCCTGGATCAAGATTACTTGCTTCAAATTCAGTGTTGACAAGGACACAAGGTGCACTCTTAGCGCTAAGACCCTATATCGCCTAAAGCTCAAGATGCAAAAAAGTGGTTGTCTGAGCTAAATAAGgtgcatatacatatatcaaaaaGAACTGCATATGATATGTAAAATGCAATGTGAGACATTGATTAACATAGTTCATTGAATAAACTCAAAAGGTTGTTTTAAGCTTTTTAACAGAAAACTAGCGACTTCTGAAGCAAGAAAAGAGATCCATAGCCCCTTTCACCCTCTTCAAATGTCAATAATTTAATAGTTGACATATtgcacagttgagcaaattatATGTCTAGTAAAACTGATAAAAGCCAACTTGGTAACCAGATTACCCTTTCATTtcagaacaaaaagaaaaatggttgCTGAACCTGGATTAATTATTTAGGTTAATAGCAAAGCACCTAGAGCCACAAGAAAGAAATCTAAACACAGGTTTGAGGGTGGTGGTAGTAGCATGTAACTAACCCATTCTTCACCCAATTGAAATTTATAAGAACTTCGTATTAATTTCCAAAGCAAGCCAACTACTAgagtatttaaatttaaaaataaatactaaattctATGTTAATGGTAAGCTACAAAAGTTGACAAGCAACGCCGTGACGTTTTCATTAcactgaaaatttgaaattagcTCATATGGAATACTTTATCTCCACATAGTTTCAAGTTATAAAAGGTTTAGTTAGTCAGGGCATCTCTAGTTTTGCTACTAAAATTTGCTTTAAACACTAAAAGCGAGAACCTTCACACATGCTTCTTCGTTTTATCTAACCGGATAATATTCTACAAGTAGCAAACGCCAAAACCACATactcaaattacatttttttttcataattttcttctaatttttctcCGCAGAATCGTCAAATTTAAATGAATTcccaataaaattgaaaaataaacatAGAGGACAGTGTCCGAACAAATTACTAATTacataaagaaaaaaaggatTAGGGGGAAACCATCATAATTCATCATTTAAGAAAAACTTCAAGTAAGAAAAACAAGAAACATAAAAAGAAACAATAAATACCTCAAACATGGACTCGGGCAAAGTCGCCGAGGAACATTTATCAGATCAAGAGAAAaagcaaagcaaaataaaaataaaaattcaagctCCTCTCCTCCCCTGATAAATTCGGTCCTGACGCTTCAATGCAAGTAAAAGAAAACCtacgaaaaaatatttttttaaaaaatcaaacaaaaaacaaaaaccgcgcaaaattttgaaagaaataaaaaataaaagaaggggaAAAGGTGGAGAAATTGACCAGTGAAATAAAAGAGAGCGAATTGAAGAGGGAGTGAAGCGGGGTAGAATGTGTAAGATCTTATGAAGTTGGAGAGCTTTCAGGAGCAGGCAATGGAAGCAATTAAGTCCCTACttttttagggtttgaaaaggGTCGAACCACCAACACTACACgagttttttcctttcttttcctgTCCAAGGCCTCGGATCCGTAGCTTCTCCGGCTTATTTATTTacttactatttttattattttttggagtCACAGAGTCAAAAACCGTCGTAGTGGGAGTTTTAGCTCGTATTTTCTTTCCCGATGCACCGgttta
The Gossypium hirsutum isolate 1008001.06 chromosome A07, Gossypium_hirsutum_v2.1, whole genome shotgun sequence genome window above contains:
- the LOC107938170 gene encoding mediator of RNA polymerase II transcription subunit 19a isoform X2 — translated: MDAGGNKFGGGPRELSGVVDLISRYKLLPHHDFFCKRPLPLSIADTHYLHNVAGDTEIRKGEGMQLDQLNQNTSYNRDTNFRIQPFDFDILKEAFQLRETTPVELPPTEKGMPTIAGKSKSEVKDKERKHKKHKDRDKEKDKEHKKHKHRHKDKDRSKDKDKEKKKDRSGHYDSGADHLKKHHEKKRKHDGDEDRNDINRHKKK
- the LOC107938170 gene encoding mediator of RNA polymerase II transcription subunit 19a isoform X1 — protein: MDAGGNKFGGGPRELSGVVDLISRYKLLPHHDFFCKRPLPLSIADTHYLHNVAGDTEIRKGEGMQLDQLNQNTSYNRDTNFRIQPFDFDILKEAFQLRETTPVELPPTEKGMPTIAGKSKSEVKDKERKHKKHKDRDKEKDKEHKKHKHRHKDKDRSKDKDKEKKKDRSGHYDSGADHLKKHHEKKRKHDGDEDRNDINRHKKSKSKLVN